A single region of the Nomia melanderi isolate GNS246 chromosome 12, iyNomMela1, whole genome shotgun sequence genome encodes:
- the LOC116433704 gene encoding odorant receptor Or2 isoform X7, translating into MVIILVYRHSRIRDLVNVTRSEMFNRDNVKYEQIVTHYTWQGIFHHIAYQTFGALAVTVWGITPVLDYLTGGSKHYPVEGLYPYNVTATPAFEITCSYQAVAIILCCLNNVAIDTLITGLITIACCQLTILNRNISSLNIETDQQLITLKGDANPGKFATQLDNESYKNLKICIKHSNMIFDFSREIQNIFGTAIFFQFLVNCIIICLIAFNMAQVYTVKYLFLEFSNELKCILHLLYPQMKVYIPHILFGMLMYMCCMTYQIFIYCWHGNELYLHSLDMILAAYSNEWWQKTENFKRAIQIIMTRAQRPLILSAGNIMDISLQNFVRVSIVSVVFQTFLNSFTLFCRFYACHIQFLLFYKLRRTLELLYA; encoded by the exons atg GTAATTATTCTTGTCTATCGGCATAGTCGCATACGAGATCTGGTGAACGTGACGAGGAGCGAGATGTTTAATCGGGACAATGTAAAGTATGAACAAATCGTAACGCATTACACCTGGCAAGGAATATTTCATCACATCGCGTATCAAACGTTCGGTGCGCTAGCTGTAACTGTATGGGGGATCACACCGGTCCTCGATTACCTTACCGGAGGATCGAAGCATTACCCCGTAGAAGGATTGTACCCTTATAACGTAACGGCAACGCCAGCCTTCGAGATTACTTGTTCGTATCAAGCAGTAGCAATTATTTTATGTTGTCTGAACAATGTCGCGATAGACACGCTGATAACGGGCCTTATCACGATCGCCTGTTGCCAATTGACGATTTTAAATCGTAACATTTCATCTCTAAATATCGAAACAGATCAACAATTGATTACTTTGAAAGGTGACGCTAATCCTGGGAAATTTGCTACGCAACTTGACAACGAAtcgtataaaaatttgaaaatctgtATCAAACATAGTAATATGATATTCGA tttctcaagagaaatacaaaatatttttggtaCCGCAATATTCTTCCAGTTTTTagtgaattgtattattatctgCTTAATAGCGTTCAATATGGCTCAGGTATATACTGTAAAGTacttatttttagaattttcgaACGAGCTCAAGTGTATTCTGCATTTATTGTATCCACAGATGAAAGTTTATATTCCACATATTCTTTTTGGTATGCTAATGTATATGTGCTGTATGAcgtatcaaatttttatatattgttggCACGGTAATGAGTTGTATCTTCAT AGCTTAGACATGATTCTTGCCGCGTACTCGAACGAATGGTGGCAAAAAACGGAGAATTTTAAACGAGCCATACAAATTATAATGACAAGGGCACAACGGCCTCTGATCTTATCCGCTGGAAATATTATGGATATCTCGTTGCAAAATTTTGTTCGCGTAAGTATCGTATCCGTAgtgtttcaaacatttttaaactCGTTCACATTATTTTGCAGATTCTACGCATGtcatattcaatttttactgttttacaAACTTCGACGAACTCTTGAGTTGTTATATGCTTAA
- the LOC116433704 gene encoding odorant receptor 46a isoform X2 — MDEFEMDESKRRHIAPNKHLNNSLSVLYYMGMWPEQSRYRYLYSVYTIFSGVFLLGIFLTTEIAYFIANWNDMAKVAAISTVLMTNATHASKVIILVYRHSRIRDLVNVTRSEMFNRDNVKYEQIVTHYTWQGIFHHIAYQTFGALAVTVWGITPVLDYLTGGSKHYPVEGLYPYNVTATPAFEITCSYQAVAIILCCLNNVAIDTLITGLITIACCQLTILNRNISSLNIETDQQLITLKGDANPGKFATQLDNESYKNLKICIKHSNMIFDFSREIQNIFGTAIFFQFLVNCIIICLIAFNMAQMKVYIPHILFGMLMYMCCMTYQIFIYCWHGNELYLHSLDMILAAYSNEWWQKTENFKRAIQIIMTRAQRPLILSAGNIMDISLQNFVRVSIVSVVFQTFLNSFTLFCRFYACHIQFLLFYKLRRTLELLYA, encoded by the exons ATGGACGAGTTCGAAATGGATGAATCGAAGCGGAGGCACATAGCACCCAACAAGCACTTGAACAATAGCTTGTCGGTGCTTTATTACATGGGCATGTGGCCCGAGCAGAGCAGATACCGCTACCTGTACTCCGTGTACACTATTTTTAGCGGCGTTTTTCTGTTAGGTATTTTCCTCACGACTGAAATCGCGTATTTCATCGCGAACTGGAATGACATGGCGAAGGTAGCTGCGATTTCTACGGTTCTTATGACTAATGCTACTCACGCTTCTAAG GTAATTATTCTTGTCTATCGGCATAGTCGCATACGAGATCTGGTGAACGTGACGAGGAGCGAGATGTTTAATCGGGACAATGTAAAGTATGAACAAATCGTAACGCATTACACCTGGCAAGGAATATTTCATCACATCGCGTATCAAACGTTCGGTGCGCTAGCTGTAACTGTATGGGGGATCACACCGGTCCTCGATTACCTTACCGGAGGATCGAAGCATTACCCCGTAGAAGGATTGTACCCTTATAACGTAACGGCAACGCCAGCCTTCGAGATTACTTGTTCGTATCAAGCAGTAGCAATTATTTTATGTTGTCTGAACAATGTCGCGATAGACACGCTGATAACGGGCCTTATCACGATCGCCTGTTGCCAATTGACGATTTTAAATCGTAACATTTCATCTCTAAATATCGAAACAGATCAACAATTGATTACTTTGAAAGGTGACGCTAATCCTGGGAAATTTGCTACGCAACTTGACAACGAAtcgtataaaaatttgaaaatctgtATCAAACATAGTAATATGATATTCGA tttctcaagagaaatacaaaatatttttggtaCCGCAATATTCTTCCAGTTTTTagtgaattgtattattatctgCTTAATAGCGTTCAATATGGCTCAG ATGAAAGTTTATATTCCACATATTCTTTTTGGTATGCTAATGTATATGTGCTGTATGAcgtatcaaatttttatatattgttggCACGGTAATGAGTTGTATCTTCAT AGCTTAGACATGATTCTTGCCGCGTACTCGAACGAATGGTGGCAAAAAACGGAGAATTTTAAACGAGCCATACAAATTATAATGACAAGGGCACAACGGCCTCTGATCTTATCCGCTGGAAATATTATGGATATCTCGTTGCAAAATTTTGTTCGCGTAAGTATCGTATCCGTAgtgtttcaaacatttttaaactCGTTCACATTATTTTGCAGATTCTACGCATGtcatattcaatttttactgttttacaAACTTCGACGAACTCTTGAGTTGTTATATGCTTAA
- the LOC116433704 gene encoding odorant receptor Or2 isoform X8, whose product MLLTLLSRIRDLVNVTRSEMFNRDNVKYEQIVTHYTWQGIFHHIAYQTFGALAVTVWGITPVLDYLTGGSKHYPVEGLYPYNVTATPAFEITCSYQAVAIILCCLNNVAIDTLITGLITIACCQLTILNRNISSLNIETDQQLITLKGDANPGKFATQLDNESYKNLKICIKHSNMIFDFSREIQNIFGTAIFFQFLVNCIIICLIAFNMAQVYTVKYLFLEFSNELKCILHLLYPQMKVYIPHILFGMLMYMCCMTYQIFIYCWHGNELYLHSLDMILAAYSNEWWQKTENFKRAIQIIMTRAQRPLILSAGNIMDISLQNFVRVSIVSVVFQTFLNSFTLFCRFYACHIQFLLFYKLRRTLELLYA is encoded by the exons ATGCTACTCACGCTTCTAAG TCGCATACGAGATCTGGTGAACGTGACGAGGAGCGAGATGTTTAATCGGGACAATGTAAAGTATGAACAAATCGTAACGCATTACACCTGGCAAGGAATATTTCATCACATCGCGTATCAAACGTTCGGTGCGCTAGCTGTAACTGTATGGGGGATCACACCGGTCCTCGATTACCTTACCGGAGGATCGAAGCATTACCCCGTAGAAGGATTGTACCCTTATAACGTAACGGCAACGCCAGCCTTCGAGATTACTTGTTCGTATCAAGCAGTAGCAATTATTTTATGTTGTCTGAACAATGTCGCGATAGACACGCTGATAACGGGCCTTATCACGATCGCCTGTTGCCAATTGACGATTTTAAATCGTAACATTTCATCTCTAAATATCGAAACAGATCAACAATTGATTACTTTGAAAGGTGACGCTAATCCTGGGAAATTTGCTACGCAACTTGACAACGAAtcgtataaaaatttgaaaatctgtATCAAACATAGTAATATGATATTCGA tttctcaagagaaatacaaaatatttttggtaCCGCAATATTCTTCCAGTTTTTagtgaattgtattattatctgCTTAATAGCGTTCAATATGGCTCAGGTATATACTGTAAAGTacttatttttagaattttcgaACGAGCTCAAGTGTATTCTGCATTTATTGTATCCACAGATGAAAGTTTATATTCCACATATTCTTTTTGGTATGCTAATGTATATGTGCTGTATGAcgtatcaaatttttatatattgttggCACGGTAATGAGTTGTATCTTCAT AGCTTAGACATGATTCTTGCCGCGTACTCGAACGAATGGTGGCAAAAAACGGAGAATTTTAAACGAGCCATACAAATTATAATGACAAGGGCACAACGGCCTCTGATCTTATCCGCTGGAAATATTATGGATATCTCGTTGCAAAATTTTGTTCGCGTAAGTATCGTATCCGTAgtgtttcaaacatttttaaactCGTTCACATTATTTTGCAGATTCTACGCATGtcatattcaatttttactgttttacaAACTTCGACGAACTCTTGAGTTGTTATATGCTTAA
- the LOC116433704 gene encoding odorant receptor 46a isoform X3, with the protein MDEFEMDESKRRHIAPNKHLNNSLSVLYYMGMWPEQSRYRYLYSVYTIFSGVFLLGIFLTTEIAYFIANWNDMAKVAAISTVLMTNATHASKVIILVYRHSRIRDLVNVTRSEMFNRDNVKYEQIVTHYTWQGIFHHIAYQTFGALAVTVWGITPVLDYLTGGSKHYPVEGLYPYNVTATPAFEITCSYQAVAIILCCLNNVAIDTLITGLITIACCQLTILNRNISSLNIETDQQLITLKGDANPGKFATQLDNESYKNLKICIKHSNMIFDFSREIQNIFGTAIFFQFLVNCIIICLIAFNMAQVYTVKYLFLEFSNELKCILHLLYPQMKVYIPHILFGMLMYMCCMTYQIFIYCWHGNELYLHSLDMILAAYSNEWWQKTENFKRAIQIIMTRAQRPLILSAGNIMDISLQNFVRILRMSYSIFTVLQTSTNS; encoded by the exons ATGGACGAGTTCGAAATGGATGAATCGAAGCGGAGGCACATAGCACCCAACAAGCACTTGAACAATAGCTTGTCGGTGCTTTATTACATGGGCATGTGGCCCGAGCAGAGCAGATACCGCTACCTGTACTCCGTGTACACTATTTTTAGCGGCGTTTTTCTGTTAGGTATTTTCCTCACGACTGAAATCGCGTATTTCATCGCGAACTGGAATGACATGGCGAAGGTAGCTGCGATTTCTACGGTTCTTATGACTAATGCTACTCACGCTTCTAAG GTAATTATTCTTGTCTATCGGCATAGTCGCATACGAGATCTGGTGAACGTGACGAGGAGCGAGATGTTTAATCGGGACAATGTAAAGTATGAACAAATCGTAACGCATTACACCTGGCAAGGAATATTTCATCACATCGCGTATCAAACGTTCGGTGCGCTAGCTGTAACTGTATGGGGGATCACACCGGTCCTCGATTACCTTACCGGAGGATCGAAGCATTACCCCGTAGAAGGATTGTACCCTTATAACGTAACGGCAACGCCAGCCTTCGAGATTACTTGTTCGTATCAAGCAGTAGCAATTATTTTATGTTGTCTGAACAATGTCGCGATAGACACGCTGATAACGGGCCTTATCACGATCGCCTGTTGCCAATTGACGATTTTAAATCGTAACATTTCATCTCTAAATATCGAAACAGATCAACAATTGATTACTTTGAAAGGTGACGCTAATCCTGGGAAATTTGCTACGCAACTTGACAACGAAtcgtataaaaatttgaaaatctgtATCAAACATAGTAATATGATATTCGA tttctcaagagaaatacaaaatatttttggtaCCGCAATATTCTTCCAGTTTTTagtgaattgtattattatctgCTTAATAGCGTTCAATATGGCTCAGGTATATACTGTAAAGTacttatttttagaattttcgaACGAGCTCAAGTGTATTCTGCATTTATTGTATCCACAGATGAAAGTTTATATTCCACATATTCTTTTTGGTATGCTAATGTATATGTGCTGTATGAcgtatcaaatttttatatattgttggCACGGTAATGAGTTGTATCTTCAT AGCTTAGACATGATTCTTGCCGCGTACTCGAACGAATGGTGGCAAAAAACGGAGAATTTTAAACGAGCCATACAAATTATAATGACAAGGGCACAACGGCCTCTGATCTTATCCGCTGGAAATATTATGGATATCTCGTTGCAAAATTTTGTTCGC ATTCTACGCATGtcatattcaatttttactgttttacaAACTTCGACGAACTCTTGA
- the LOC116433704 gene encoding odorant receptor Or1 isoform X4, translating into MDEFEMDESKRRHIAPNKHLNNSLSVLYYMGMWPEQSRYRYLYSVYTIFSGVFLLGIFLTTEIAYFIANWNDMAKVAAISTVLMTNATHASKVIILVYRHSRIRDLVNVTRSEMFNRDNVKYEQIVTHYTWQGIFHHIAYQTFGALAVTVWGITPVLDYLTGGSKHYPVEGLYPYNVTATPAFEITCSYQAVAIILCCLNNVAIDTLITGLITIACCQLTILNRNISSLNIETDQQLITLKGDANPGKFATQLDNESYKNLKICIKHSNMIFDFSREIQNIFGTAIFFQFLVNCIIICLIAFNMAQMKVYIPHILFGMLMYMCCMTYQIFIYCWHGNELYLHSLDMILAAYSNEWWQKTENFKRAIQIIMTRAQRPLILSAGNIMDISLQNFVRILRMSYSIFTVLQTSTNS; encoded by the exons ATGGACGAGTTCGAAATGGATGAATCGAAGCGGAGGCACATAGCACCCAACAAGCACTTGAACAATAGCTTGTCGGTGCTTTATTACATGGGCATGTGGCCCGAGCAGAGCAGATACCGCTACCTGTACTCCGTGTACACTATTTTTAGCGGCGTTTTTCTGTTAGGTATTTTCCTCACGACTGAAATCGCGTATTTCATCGCGAACTGGAATGACATGGCGAAGGTAGCTGCGATTTCTACGGTTCTTATGACTAATGCTACTCACGCTTCTAAG GTAATTATTCTTGTCTATCGGCATAGTCGCATACGAGATCTGGTGAACGTGACGAGGAGCGAGATGTTTAATCGGGACAATGTAAAGTATGAACAAATCGTAACGCATTACACCTGGCAAGGAATATTTCATCACATCGCGTATCAAACGTTCGGTGCGCTAGCTGTAACTGTATGGGGGATCACACCGGTCCTCGATTACCTTACCGGAGGATCGAAGCATTACCCCGTAGAAGGATTGTACCCTTATAACGTAACGGCAACGCCAGCCTTCGAGATTACTTGTTCGTATCAAGCAGTAGCAATTATTTTATGTTGTCTGAACAATGTCGCGATAGACACGCTGATAACGGGCCTTATCACGATCGCCTGTTGCCAATTGACGATTTTAAATCGTAACATTTCATCTCTAAATATCGAAACAGATCAACAATTGATTACTTTGAAAGGTGACGCTAATCCTGGGAAATTTGCTACGCAACTTGACAACGAAtcgtataaaaatttgaaaatctgtATCAAACATAGTAATATGATATTCGA tttctcaagagaaatacaaaatatttttggtaCCGCAATATTCTTCCAGTTTTTagtgaattgtattattatctgCTTAATAGCGTTCAATATGGCTCAG ATGAAAGTTTATATTCCACATATTCTTTTTGGTATGCTAATGTATATGTGCTGTATGAcgtatcaaatttttatatattgttggCACGGTAATGAGTTGTATCTTCAT AGCTTAGACATGATTCTTGCCGCGTACTCGAACGAATGGTGGCAAAAAACGGAGAATTTTAAACGAGCCATACAAATTATAATGACAAGGGCACAACGGCCTCTGATCTTATCCGCTGGAAATATTATGGATATCTCGTTGCAAAATTTTGTTCGC ATTCTACGCATGtcatattcaatttttactgttttacaAACTTCGACGAACTCTTGA
- the LOC116433704 gene encoding odorant receptor Or1 isoform X6: MDEFEMDESKRRHIAPNKHLNNSLSVLYYMGMWPEQSRYRYLYSVYTIFSGVFLLGIFLTTEIAYFIANWNDMAKVAAISTVLMTNATHASKVIILVYRHSRIRDLVNVTRSEMFNRDNVKYEQIVTHYTWQGIFHHIAYQTFGALAVTVWGITPVLDYLTGGSKHYPVEGLYPYNVTATPAFEITCSYQAVAIILCCLNNVAIDTLITGLITIACCQLTILNRNISSLNIETDQQLITLKGDANPGKFATQLDNESYKNLKICIKHSNMIFDFSREIQNIFGTAIFFQFLVNCIIICLIAFNMAQVYTVKYLFLEFSNELKCILHLLYPQMKVYIPHILFGMLMYMCCMTYQIFIYCWHGNELYLHVELRHDSCRVLERMVAKNGEF; the protein is encoded by the exons ATGGACGAGTTCGAAATGGATGAATCGAAGCGGAGGCACATAGCACCCAACAAGCACTTGAACAATAGCTTGTCGGTGCTTTATTACATGGGCATGTGGCCCGAGCAGAGCAGATACCGCTACCTGTACTCCGTGTACACTATTTTTAGCGGCGTTTTTCTGTTAGGTATTTTCCTCACGACTGAAATCGCGTATTTCATCGCGAACTGGAATGACATGGCGAAGGTAGCTGCGATTTCTACGGTTCTTATGACTAATGCTACTCACGCTTCTAAG GTAATTATTCTTGTCTATCGGCATAGTCGCATACGAGATCTGGTGAACGTGACGAGGAGCGAGATGTTTAATCGGGACAATGTAAAGTATGAACAAATCGTAACGCATTACACCTGGCAAGGAATATTTCATCACATCGCGTATCAAACGTTCGGTGCGCTAGCTGTAACTGTATGGGGGATCACACCGGTCCTCGATTACCTTACCGGAGGATCGAAGCATTACCCCGTAGAAGGATTGTACCCTTATAACGTAACGGCAACGCCAGCCTTCGAGATTACTTGTTCGTATCAAGCAGTAGCAATTATTTTATGTTGTCTGAACAATGTCGCGATAGACACGCTGATAACGGGCCTTATCACGATCGCCTGTTGCCAATTGACGATTTTAAATCGTAACATTTCATCTCTAAATATCGAAACAGATCAACAATTGATTACTTTGAAAGGTGACGCTAATCCTGGGAAATTTGCTACGCAACTTGACAACGAAtcgtataaaaatttgaaaatctgtATCAAACATAGTAATATGATATTCGA tttctcaagagaaatacaaaatatttttggtaCCGCAATATTCTTCCAGTTTTTagtgaattgtattattatctgCTTAATAGCGTTCAATATGGCTCAGGTATATACTGTAAAGTacttatttttagaattttcgaACGAGCTCAAGTGTATTCTGCATTTATTGTATCCACAGATGAAAGTTTATATTCCACATATTCTTTTTGGTATGCTAATGTATATGTGCTGTATGAcgtatcaaatttttatatattgttggCACGGTAATGAGTTGTATCTTCATGTAG AGCTTAGACATGATTCTTGCCGCGTACTCGAACGAATGGTGGCAAAAAACGGAGAATTTTAA
- the LOC116433704 gene encoding odorant receptor 46a isoform X1, which produces MDEFEMDESKRRHIAPNKHLNNSLSVLYYMGMWPEQSRYRYLYSVYTIFSGVFLLGIFLTTEIAYFIANWNDMAKVAAISTVLMTNATHASKVIILVYRHSRIRDLVNVTRSEMFNRDNVKYEQIVTHYTWQGIFHHIAYQTFGALAVTVWGITPVLDYLTGGSKHYPVEGLYPYNVTATPAFEITCSYQAVAIILCCLNNVAIDTLITGLITIACCQLTILNRNISSLNIETDQQLITLKGDANPGKFATQLDNESYKNLKICIKHSNMIFDFSREIQNIFGTAIFFQFLVNCIIICLIAFNMAQVYTVKYLFLEFSNELKCILHLLYPQMKVYIPHILFGMLMYMCCMTYQIFIYCWHGNELYLHSLDMILAAYSNEWWQKTENFKRAIQIIMTRAQRPLILSAGNIMDISLQNFVRVSIVSVVFQTFLNSFTLFCRFYACHIQFLLFYKLRRTLELLYA; this is translated from the exons ATGGACGAGTTCGAAATGGATGAATCGAAGCGGAGGCACATAGCACCCAACAAGCACTTGAACAATAGCTTGTCGGTGCTTTATTACATGGGCATGTGGCCCGAGCAGAGCAGATACCGCTACCTGTACTCCGTGTACACTATTTTTAGCGGCGTTTTTCTGTTAGGTATTTTCCTCACGACTGAAATCGCGTATTTCATCGCGAACTGGAATGACATGGCGAAGGTAGCTGCGATTTCTACGGTTCTTATGACTAATGCTACTCACGCTTCTAAG GTAATTATTCTTGTCTATCGGCATAGTCGCATACGAGATCTGGTGAACGTGACGAGGAGCGAGATGTTTAATCGGGACAATGTAAAGTATGAACAAATCGTAACGCATTACACCTGGCAAGGAATATTTCATCACATCGCGTATCAAACGTTCGGTGCGCTAGCTGTAACTGTATGGGGGATCACACCGGTCCTCGATTACCTTACCGGAGGATCGAAGCATTACCCCGTAGAAGGATTGTACCCTTATAACGTAACGGCAACGCCAGCCTTCGAGATTACTTGTTCGTATCAAGCAGTAGCAATTATTTTATGTTGTCTGAACAATGTCGCGATAGACACGCTGATAACGGGCCTTATCACGATCGCCTGTTGCCAATTGACGATTTTAAATCGTAACATTTCATCTCTAAATATCGAAACAGATCAACAATTGATTACTTTGAAAGGTGACGCTAATCCTGGGAAATTTGCTACGCAACTTGACAACGAAtcgtataaaaatttgaaaatctgtATCAAACATAGTAATATGATATTCGA tttctcaagagaaatacaaaatatttttggtaCCGCAATATTCTTCCAGTTTTTagtgaattgtattattatctgCTTAATAGCGTTCAATATGGCTCAGGTATATACTGTAAAGTacttatttttagaattttcgaACGAGCTCAAGTGTATTCTGCATTTATTGTATCCACAGATGAAAGTTTATATTCCACATATTCTTTTTGGTATGCTAATGTATATGTGCTGTATGAcgtatcaaatttttatatattgttggCACGGTAATGAGTTGTATCTTCAT AGCTTAGACATGATTCTTGCCGCGTACTCGAACGAATGGTGGCAAAAAACGGAGAATTTTAAACGAGCCATACAAATTATAATGACAAGGGCACAACGGCCTCTGATCTTATCCGCTGGAAATATTATGGATATCTCGTTGCAAAATTTTGTTCGCGTAAGTATCGTATCCGTAgtgtttcaaacatttttaaactCGTTCACATTATTTTGCAGATTCTACGCATGtcatattcaatttttactgttttacaAACTTCGACGAACTCTTGAGTTGTTATATGCTTAA
- the LOC116433704 gene encoding odorant receptor Or2 isoform X5, with amino-acid sequence MAKVAAISTVLMTNATHASKVIILVYRHSRIRDLVNVTRSEMFNRDNVKYEQIVTHYTWQGIFHHIAYQTFGALAVTVWGITPVLDYLTGGSKHYPVEGLYPYNVTATPAFEITCSYQAVAIILCCLNNVAIDTLITGLITIACCQLTILNRNISSLNIETDQQLITLKGDANPGKFATQLDNESYKNLKICIKHSNMIFDFSREIQNIFGTAIFFQFLVNCIIICLIAFNMAQVYTVKYLFLEFSNELKCILHLLYPQMKVYIPHILFGMLMYMCCMTYQIFIYCWHGNELYLHSLDMILAAYSNEWWQKTENFKRAIQIIMTRAQRPLILSAGNIMDISLQNFVRVSIVSVVFQTFLNSFTLFCRFYACHIQFLLFYKLRRTLELLYA; translated from the exons ATGGCGAAGGTAGCTGCGATTTCTACGGTTCTTATGACTAATGCTACTCACGCTTCTAAG GTAATTATTCTTGTCTATCGGCATAGTCGCATACGAGATCTGGTGAACGTGACGAGGAGCGAGATGTTTAATCGGGACAATGTAAAGTATGAACAAATCGTAACGCATTACACCTGGCAAGGAATATTTCATCACATCGCGTATCAAACGTTCGGTGCGCTAGCTGTAACTGTATGGGGGATCACACCGGTCCTCGATTACCTTACCGGAGGATCGAAGCATTACCCCGTAGAAGGATTGTACCCTTATAACGTAACGGCAACGCCAGCCTTCGAGATTACTTGTTCGTATCAAGCAGTAGCAATTATTTTATGTTGTCTGAACAATGTCGCGATAGACACGCTGATAACGGGCCTTATCACGATCGCCTGTTGCCAATTGACGATTTTAAATCGTAACATTTCATCTCTAAATATCGAAACAGATCAACAATTGATTACTTTGAAAGGTGACGCTAATCCTGGGAAATTTGCTACGCAACTTGACAACGAAtcgtataaaaatttgaaaatctgtATCAAACATAGTAATATGATATTCGA tttctcaagagaaatacaaaatatttttggtaCCGCAATATTCTTCCAGTTTTTagtgaattgtattattatctgCTTAATAGCGTTCAATATGGCTCAGGTATATACTGTAAAGTacttatttttagaattttcgaACGAGCTCAAGTGTATTCTGCATTTATTGTATCCACAGATGAAAGTTTATATTCCACATATTCTTTTTGGTATGCTAATGTATATGTGCTGTATGAcgtatcaaatttttatatattgttggCACGGTAATGAGTTGTATCTTCAT AGCTTAGACATGATTCTTGCCGCGTACTCGAACGAATGGTGGCAAAAAACGGAGAATTTTAAACGAGCCATACAAATTATAATGACAAGGGCACAACGGCCTCTGATCTTATCCGCTGGAAATATTATGGATATCTCGTTGCAAAATTTTGTTCGCGTAAGTATCGTATCCGTAgtgtttcaaacatttttaaactCGTTCACATTATTTTGCAGATTCTACGCATGtcatattcaatttttactgttttacaAACTTCGACGAACTCTTGAGTTGTTATATGCTTAA